CTCGACGGCGATCGTAGTTGATTCCTCGACTCATGACGGTGGAAAGCGCTCAGTATTTCCATGGATGTCTCGTCGCCAGGGACGTGCCCCGTGCCCTGGTGACTTTCCGAACCTGGTGGTGGATCGACTCGATCGCATTCGCGGTGCGGATGATCTTGCGCAGTTCCGGTGGGCAGTCCGGAAGAGGAGTGAAGTTGTTCCAGGTCCGGTGCGCGGATCGGCTGAGCCGCTCCGCGCACCGGACGCCGTGGCGTGCTATGTCCGTTCGGGCACTGGCTCGTGCTCCGGCTCCGGCGCATCGCCCAGCGTCCTGCCGGAGTGGTCCTTGATCAGGAATGTCGCGGCGAGACCGATCACCGTCAGCACCGCCAGGTACATCCCGACGGTGTGGACATTGCCGGTGCTGGACTGCAGCGCCTGCGCGATCGTCGGAGCGAACGCGCCACCGAGTACCGCGCCGAGCGCGTAGGAGATCGCTGCGCCGCTGTAGCGAACCTTGGTCGGATACATCTCGGCGTACAGGGCCGACTGTGGACCGTAGCTCAGGCCCAGACCCACGCTGAACAGCACGAGGGCGAGCATCAGCAGCCAGAAGTTCGCCGCATTGATCAGTGCGAAGAACGGGAACATCCATGCAAGCTGGAACATGAAGCCGATCTTGTAGGTGCGGAGGCGCCCGATCCGGTCGGAGAGCCAGCCGCCGAGCAGTGTCGTGCACAGCCATGCGATGGCCGCGAACATCACCGCGATCAGCACCGGAGAGCTGGCCATGCCGAGTACCTCGGTCGAGTAGCTTTGCACATAGCCACCCGTGGTCATGTACCCCGCTGCGTTGTTGGCCGCGAACACCAGTGCGCCGAGCAGGACCAGCTTCCAGTGGTGTTTGAACAGCGGCACGATGGGAAGCCCCGACTGCTCGCGGCTTTGGCGAACCTCCTCGAACACGGGGCTTTCCGCCACTCGGACGCGGATTACGGTTCCGATACCGATCAGCACTGCGCTGAGCAGGAACGGGATCCGCCAGCCCCATGCGAGGAACTGCTCCGCGGTGGTCACCGCGGTCACCACCGCCAGGACGCCGTTCGCCAGCAGCAGCCCGATCGGCACCCCGATCTGCGGGAAGGAGCCGAAGAAACCGCGCCGCGTCGTCGGTGCGTGCTCCACGGCGAGCAGGGCGGCACCGCCCCACTCGCCGCCTGCGGAAAGGCCCTGCAGGATGCGCAGCATCAACAGGATGATGGGGGCTGCGACACCGATCGCGGCTGTGGAAGGTACGAGTCCCATCAGTACGGTGGCCCCGCCCATCAGCACCAGCGTCAGGATGAGCATCGCCCTGCGGCCGAGTCGATCACCGAGGTGACCTGCGATAACCGCACCAAGTGGGCGGAAGAGGAAGCTGATCCCGACCGTGGCGAAGGAAAGGATCAGGGCGTCGCCACCGAGTGCACCGAAAAACTCGGTACTGAATACCAGCCCGGCGCAGATCGCGTAGATAAAAAAGTCGTACCACTCGATGGTGGTGCCG
This Haloactinomyces albus DNA region includes the following protein-coding sequences:
- a CDS encoding MFS transporter, with protein sequence MTQKSHAIGKEKRRVILATMVGTTIEWYDFFIYAICAGLVFSTEFFGALGGDALILSFATVGISFLFRPLGAVIAGHLGDRLGRRAMLILTLVLMGGATVLMGLVPSTAAIGVAAPIILLMLRILQGLSAGGEWGGAALLAVEHAPTTRRGFFGSFPQIGVPIGLLLANGVLAVVTAVTTAEQFLAWGWRIPFLLSAVLIGIGTVIRVRVAESPVFEEVRQSREQSGLPIVPLFKHHWKLVLLGALVFAANNAAGYMTTGGYVQSYSTEVLGMASSPVLIAVMFAAIAWLCTTLLGGWLSDRIGRLRTYKIGFMFQLAWMFPFFALINAANFWLLMLALVLFSVGLGLSYGPQSALYAEMYPTKVRYSGAAISYALGAVLGGAFAPTIAQALQSSTGNVHTVGMYLAVLTVIGLAATFLIKDHSGRTLGDAPEPEHEPVPERT